From Pseudobdellovibrio exovorus JSS, a single genomic window includes:
- a CDS encoding 7-cyano-7-deazaguanine synthase — protein sequence MRTAVVLSGGIDSSAIAWWKKPDVAIFINYGQTPADAEESCARNVADRIGAEFSKISIDCKSIGSGSLASRDALSIAPAKEWWPFRNQLLITMAAARAVELGVKKLYFGSVSTDKFHADGRPLFFQQISSLLQSQEGELIVDTPAIELRTEELVKISEIPKDLLLITHSCHISNFPCGVCEGCIKHLAVLRILGIEY from the coding sequence ATGCGTACTGCCGTTGTGCTGTCTGGTGGCATCGACTCGTCAGCAATTGCTTGGTGGAAAAAACCTGATGTAGCCATTTTTATAAACTATGGACAAACACCTGCTGATGCTGAAGAGTCGTGTGCTCGAAATGTTGCAGATAGGATAGGAGCCGAATTTAGTAAAATTTCGATTGATTGCAAATCCATAGGTTCTGGCTCTTTAGCATCACGGGACGCACTTAGTATAGCTCCAGCAAAAGAGTGGTGGCCGTTTAGAAACCAGCTTCTAATTACTATGGCTGCTGCACGAGCAGTGGAATTAGGGGTAAAAAAATTATATTTTGGCAGCGTCAGTACAGATAAATTCCATGCAGACGGCAGACCTTTATTTTTTCAGCAAATATCATCATTGCTGCAATCTCAAGAAGGCGAGCTAATAGTTGATACTCCTGCAATCGAGTTAAGGACTGAGGAATTAGTAAAAATATCTGAAATTCCAAAAGATCTTCTTTTAATTACACACTCATGCCATATAAGTAATTTTCCTTGTGGTGTTTGTGAAGGATGCATTAAACACCTAGCTGTCCTAAGGATTTTAGGAATTGAGTATTGA
- a CDS encoding helix-turn-helix transcriptional regulator, with product MRKDFASDRKIQSENFRELLKKRRLELGLTQAQLAERISITVDMVRAIEGGRSCNPSFFLAVDIFKALELDLGETIKLWAGK from the coding sequence ATGCGCAAAGATTTTGCATCCGATAGGAAAATACAAAGTGAGAATTTTCGAGAGCTTTTAAAAAAAAGGCGTCTTGAGTTGGGGCTAACGCAGGCTCAATTGGCTGAGAGAATTAGTATCACTGTTGATATGGTTCGCGCCATAGAGGGTGGCAGAAGCTGCAACCCGAGCTTTTTTTTAGCCGTCGATATTTTTAAAGCACTTGAGCTAGATCTGGGCGAAACGATAAAGTTATGGGCAGGAAAATAA
- a CDS encoding tail fiber domain-containing protein, with protein sequence MQSRRQFLKGASRIISTLAVAQVGVYAIGAAFKNLDGSMRAYGLKMCDGHSGCLYCCAIGGSTSPGFDYNGCVNMCNQAYSDERLKTNVTYVGQENGYNIYEFEYIKDAPENLGNGQRYRGVMAQEVLKKDPSSVVLMPNGYYAVKYAHIGIELKTVPSQSSK encoded by the coding sequence ATGCAAAGCCGTCGGCAATTTTTAAAAGGAGCAAGTCGTATTATTTCGACTTTGGCAGTAGCCCAAGTTGGAGTTTACGCCATTGGAGCAGCCTTTAAGAATTTAGACGGTAGTATGCGAGCCTATGGTTTGAAAATGTGTGATGGACACAGTGGCTGTTTATACTGTTGCGCTATTGGGGGGTCGACGTCTCCGGGCTTTGATTACAATGGCTGTGTGAACATGTGTAACCAAGCTTATTCTGATGAGCGTTTGAAAACTAATGTGACTTATGTAGGACAAGAAAATGGTTACAATATTTATGAGTTCGAATATATCAAAGACGCGCCAGAGAACTTAGGGAATGGTCAGCGCTATCGTGGCGTTATGGCCCAAGAGGTATTGAAGAAAGATCCGAGTTCTGTGGTTTTAATGCCTAATGGATATTATGCAGTGAAGTACGCCCATATCGGGATTGAGTTGAAAACAGTCCCAAGTCAAAGCTCTAAGTAA
- a CDS encoding GFA family protein: MSSQTVSGRCLCGVVSYEAQMEKAEFHVCHCGMCRRWSGGVNMSFDAGTSVKFKGEENIGLYSSSDWGERGFCKSCGTSLFFRMKEQRSHYICAGSLDEKNDVSKMHFATEIYIDKKPASYEFGNKTLRLTEADFLASLGIPTNT, translated from the coding sequence ATGTCATCTCAAACAGTATCAGGCCGTTGTCTATGCGGAGTTGTTTCTTACGAAGCACAAATGGAAAAAGCAGAGTTTCATGTTTGCCACTGTGGCATGTGTCGCCGCTGGTCTGGAGGCGTGAATATGTCTTTCGATGCGGGAACTTCCGTGAAATTCAAAGGTGAAGAAAATATCGGATTGTACAGCTCAAGTGATTGGGGTGAGCGGGGTTTTTGTAAGTCATGTGGGACATCTTTGTTTTTTAGAATGAAAGAACAAAGGTCACACTATATCTGTGCTGGTTCATTGGATGAAAAAAATGATGTCAGCAAAATGCACTTCGCTACAGAGATCTATATTGATAAAAAGCCAGCCAGCTATGAATTCGGTAATAAGACACTTCGTCTAACAGAAGCAGATTTCTTGGCTTCATTAGGTATTCCGACCAATACATAA
- a CDS encoding Hsp20/alpha crystallin family protein: MRTLTPYWNTRSLAADLINEMDSFFSDFQNEAPTRHLYDERSFNPACEITEAEDHYVMSLDIPGMSKEDIKLELNENTLTVSGERKREVVSDKKLRVQRYEKSYGFFKRSFTLPASVDSEKVEAHYEQGVLELYLPKTAAAKPKQIEIKTGQSGFLNKLLSPRKSSDQAKDTSSAS; encoded by the coding sequence ATGAGAACATTAACACCTTATTGGAACACACGCAGTTTAGCTGCCGATCTCATCAACGAGATGGATAGCTTTTTTTCGGATTTTCAGAATGAAGCCCCTACTCGTCATCTTTATGATGAACGCAGCTTTAATCCTGCCTGCGAAATCACAGAGGCCGAAGATCATTATGTCATGAGCCTCGATATCCCCGGCATGAGCAAAGAGGACATCAAATTAGAACTGAACGAAAACACTTTAACTGTTTCTGGTGAACGTAAACGTGAAGTTGTCAGTGATAAGAAGTTACGTGTTCAACGCTATGAAAAGTCCTACGGGTTCTTCAAACGTAGCTTCACTTTACCCGCCTCTGTAGATAGTGAAAAGGTGGAGGCTCATTACGAACAAGGAGTTTTAGAGTTGTATTTACCGAAAACGGCTGCTGCAAAACCGAAACAGATCGAAATCAAAACGGGCCAGAGCGGCTTCTTAAATAAACTCTTAAGCCCACGCAAGTCTTCAGATCAAGCCAAAGATACAAGCTCTGCATCCTAA
- a CDS encoding DUF2971 domain-containing protein, whose translation MQDVVVEKPKKTKKHHHEHFYKYLTLEGFHDLLLGGHFRYSSTKIFNDPFDMQFELLRPYDAQGEIGEIYKLAYEDAKNGVISEKHKSNPMYKGVYDTLISQRERLTLPEIEEKVHKLINEGDHSQLFEALKPINKNLASAMDAMFIFCVTKNGNDPLMWSHYTQGHTGVVIKISCIQNEADLSSLCEAAEVSYNHEIPSLKISDLFGDQKDIGKRIGQSFLTKGQCWSYENEWRHIVKKDDFKGANYIYEKYKPEEIAAIYFGCRMPEDKRTALSEIIKKLLPKTEVFQAVKNQDMFSLKLKRLF comes from the coding sequence ATGCAAGACGTAGTTGTAGAAAAACCGAAAAAAACAAAAAAACATCACCATGAGCATTTTTATAAGTACTTAACGCTTGAAGGTTTTCATGACCTCCTACTTGGCGGTCATTTCAGATATTCATCTACGAAAATATTTAATGATCCTTTTGACATGCAATTCGAGCTATTGCGCCCATACGATGCTCAAGGTGAAATTGGTGAAATATACAAATTAGCATACGAAGACGCAAAAAATGGAGTAATTAGCGAAAAGCATAAGAGTAATCCTATGTACAAAGGGGTTTATGACACTTTAATTTCTCAGCGTGAACGTCTCACTCTTCCTGAAATTGAGGAAAAAGTTCATAAGCTCATAAATGAAGGTGATCACTCACAGTTATTTGAGGCTTTAAAACCAATTAATAAAAACTTAGCAAGTGCTATGGATGCAATGTTCATTTTTTGTGTAACAAAAAATGGAAATGACCCATTGATGTGGTCTCATTATACTCAGGGTCACACAGGAGTCGTGATAAAAATTTCATGTATCCAGAATGAGGCCGATCTTAGCTCGTTGTGTGAAGCAGCAGAAGTTTCCTATAATCACGAAATTCCTTCTTTGAAAATATCTGATCTATTCGGCGACCAAAAAGATATAGGAAAACGCATTGGGCAGAGTTTTTTAACAAAAGGACAGTGCTGGTCATACGAAAACGAATGGCGGCATATTGTAAAAAAAGATGATTTTAAGGGTGCTAATTATATATACGAGAAATACAAGCCTGAAGAAATTGCAGCTATTTATTTCGGCTGCAGAATGCCTGAAGATAAAAGGACTGCTCTATCGGAAATAATAAAAAAACTATTGCCTAAAACGGAAGTTTTCCAAGCAGTTAAAAATCAAGACATGTTTTCTTTAAAACTAAAGAGGCTTTTCTAG
- a CDS encoding multidrug effflux MFS transporter has product MTNQKNLSKSEFVALMAFLTAIIALAIDSMLPAFPNIAETYQLQSSDQTQLIVAILFLGFGLGQLLFGPLSDVYGRKNPIYFGLATFVVGAILSGFAPNYELFLLGRFLQGFGGAAPRVISIALVRDQYVGNAMAQITSLIMTIFILVPAVAPSLGQGILFFASWRAIFIALCAMGVITWIWFGLRQQETLPKNLRKKPSVKQILADARETFSHTTTIACMVSSGLLFGVFIGYLGAVQDIFASIFNAAERFPLYFGMLALSLGTASFFNSQLVMKFGMRRLIFTAFISMAILSNLFVIYLLKFQTGNPPLAVFMTYMMLTFLSVGFLFGNLNALAMQPLGRVAGMGSALLGCSQTIISVVIGVGLGRFFHDDVVPLVLSFGAISLICLLILARWTTGKPAV; this is encoded by the coding sequence ATGACGAATCAAAAGAATTTAAGCAAATCTGAATTTGTAGCCCTTATGGCATTTCTAACCGCGATCATTGCCCTAGCCATCGATAGTATGCTTCCCGCGTTTCCTAACATCGCCGAAACATACCAATTGCAATCTTCAGATCAAACGCAACTGATTGTTGCCATCTTGTTTCTAGGATTTGGTTTAGGCCAGTTGCTCTTCGGTCCGCTGTCAGATGTGTATGGTCGAAAGAATCCCATCTACTTCGGCTTAGCTACTTTCGTTGTCGGTGCCATTCTTTCAGGGTTTGCCCCAAACTATGAGTTATTCTTATTAGGGCGCTTCCTACAGGGCTTCGGCGGAGCGGCTCCGCGAGTTATTTCTATCGCTTTGGTACGCGATCAATATGTCGGCAATGCTATGGCACAGATCACGTCACTGATTATGACGATCTTTATCTTAGTTCCTGCTGTAGCGCCGTCATTAGGTCAGGGCATTTTATTCTTTGCTAGCTGGCGTGCCATCTTTATCGCCTTGTGTGCGATGGGTGTTATCACATGGATTTGGTTCGGCTTACGCCAACAGGAAACCTTACCCAAGAACCTCAGAAAAAAACCTTCTGTGAAACAAATTCTAGCGGATGCCCGCGAAACCTTCAGTCACACCACCACGATCGCCTGCATGGTGTCTTCAGGCCTGTTGTTCGGCGTCTTTATCGGTTACCTTGGGGCCGTTCAAGATATCTTCGCTTCGATTTTTAATGCGGCGGAAAGATTTCCTCTTTACTTCGGGATGTTGGCTCTTTCTTTAGGGACTGCTTCTTTTTTCAACTCGCAACTGGTGATGAAGTTCGGGATGCGCCGTTTGATTTTTACAGCTTTCATCAGCATGGCTATTTTGTCGAATCTGTTTGTGATCTATCTTTTGAAGTTTCAAACGGGGAATCCGCCACTGGCCGTCTTTATGACTTACATGATGTTAACATTTTTATCGGTCGGATTCTTGTTCGGAAACCTAAATGCTTTGGCAATGCAACCTCTGGGACGCGTTGCCGGAATGGGCTCGGCTCTTTTAGGTTGCTCGCAAACAATTATCTCGGTTGTTATCGGAGTCGGCCTTGGCCGCTTCTTCCATGATGATGTGGTCCCGCTGGTATTGAGCTTCGGCGCGATCAGCTTGATCTGCCTGCTGATTCTGGCGCGCTGGACGACAGGAAAGCCTGCCGTTTAG
- a CDS encoding TIGR02147 family protein — MNMSICIYEHESYRGFLKDFFHQKQKANKSYSLRAFARDLGLTPQTLSLTLKNKRRMSLESASRITKKLQMPLCEAAYFLDLVIFCDIAEEAAKEIVAQRIKNAQHNYFEKNGTQVFKLHRASE; from the coding sequence ATGAACATGTCGATCTGTATTTATGAACATGAAAGTTATCGCGGATTTCTTAAAGATTTTTTTCACCAAAAGCAAAAGGCCAATAAAAGTTATTCTTTACGTGCTTTTGCGCGGGACTTAGGTTTAACCCCGCAAACACTTTCGCTGACATTGAAGAACAAAAGAAGAATGTCTTTAGAAAGTGCTTCCCGAATTACTAAAAAACTACAGATGCCTTTGTGCGAGGCCGCTTATTTTTTAGATTTAGTCATCTTCTGTGATATCGCAGAAGAGGCCGCAAAAGAAATCGTGGCCCAAAGAATCAAAAATGCACAACATAATTATTTTGAAAAAAATGGAACTCAAGTTTTTAAGTTACATCGAGCTTCCGAGTAA
- a CDS encoding TIGR02147 family protein, with product MNIFDFDNYKDFFNSWIKSQPNRGRGLLSQLAKALQVNTTLMSLIFKGNSHLTQEQAIVTAQFLGLMPLQSDYFIQLVNLERTARPQARQYIQQKLSDIKQQAENLQSRLNAKSELETSDYAQFFSHWIYTALFLQVAIHEKIERAQLSKIFNCDNALVHEAIEFLVQTSVLSEANGFLSMGVTQIYIGQQSQFLRNHLSNWRQRSIEVIQNNSLKENIFYSCPIVLSQSDAQLIAEKIRTLIEDFNKIAGPSKSEKLMCLNVDWFSLGKSE from the coding sequence ATGAATATATTCGATTTCGATAATTATAAGGATTTTTTTAATTCTTGGATCAAAAGCCAACCCAATCGAGGTCGCGGTTTACTGAGCCAACTGGCCAAGGCATTACAAGTAAACACCACACTGATGTCGTTAATCTTCAAAGGCAATTCGCATTTAACTCAAGAGCAAGCCATCGTCACGGCTCAGTTCTTGGGGCTGATGCCACTGCAAAGCGATTACTTTATCCAACTGGTTAATCTAGAGCGAACCGCACGACCGCAAGCCCGCCAGTACATTCAGCAAAAACTTTCCGACATAAAACAACAGGCTGAAAATCTTCAATCACGACTGAACGCCAAGTCAGAACTAGAAACTTCTGACTACGCCCAGTTTTTCAGTCATTGGATTTACACAGCATTGTTTTTACAAGTGGCCATTCATGAAAAAATCGAACGCGCTCAACTGTCTAAAATCTTTAACTGTGACAACGCCTTGGTGCATGAAGCGATTGAATTCTTAGTGCAAACATCTGTTCTGTCAGAGGCTAATGGGTTTCTTTCTATGGGAGTGACACAAATCTACATCGGCCAACAGTCCCAGTTTTTACGAAATCATTTATCCAACTGGAGGCAACGTTCTATAGAAGTAATTCAAAACAACAGTTTGAAAGAAAATATTTTTTACAGTTGTCCGATTGTGCTGAGCCAAAGCGATGCCCAACTGATCGCCGAGAAAATCCGAACCTTAATCGAAGACTTCAATAAAATTGCCGGTCCTTCAAAATCAGAAAAGCTCATGTGCCTGAATGTGGATTGGTTTTCTTTAGGGAAGTCAGAATAG
- a CDS encoding helix-turn-helix domain-containing protein: MKQDAKYDKKLKEFGMRVRSIREAKGWTLEQTEDYGWSNWQHLQKIESGKNVTLATIFKICEVFKIDPQTLFKD; encoded by the coding sequence ATGAAGCAAGATGCAAAATATGATAAAAAACTAAAAGAGTTTGGTATGCGAGTCAGGTCGATCAGGGAAGCCAAGGGCTGGACGTTAGAACAAACGGAAGACTACGGGTGGTCCAATTGGCAACACCTTCAAAAGATAGAGTCAGGAAAAAACGTGACCCTAGCCACTATTTTTAAAATTTGCGAAGTTTTTAAAATAGACCCTCAAACCCTATTTAAAGATTAA
- a CDS encoding DUF72 domain-containing protein, with product MEFGKLQDVSHVDWTLPLDSELSLRFVRQQAKVENTATEYRLGTPAWAHKEWVGLIYPPKTSAADYLYHYSRAYGSIELNTSHYRIPSAEQTAKWRSQVPADFLFCSKVFQEISHRRHGLSDRGLLSTWYDYLKTLENNRGPSFIQFPPHFDYNSKALLFQFLKQWPDDFELALELRHPSWLQDRQILPALTEYLQTRRIGLVITDVAGRRDLLHTSISSDFTMIRFIGNDLHPSDTTRMADWAERLKAWSDEGLKRVFFFVHEPDDIKAPQMTQITIQQLREAGAADLDPLNFYTFVT from the coding sequence ATGGAGTTCGGTAAACTTCAAGATGTCAGCCATGTGGATTGGACACTTCCGTTAGACTCAGAGTTAAGTCTGCGGTTTGTACGTCAACAGGCCAAAGTTGAAAATACCGCGACAGAGTATCGCTTAGGAACTCCGGCATGGGCCCACAAAGAGTGGGTCGGTTTGATTTATCCTCCGAAAACATCTGCGGCAGATTACCTTTATCATTATTCACGCGCCTATGGTTCGATCGAACTTAATACGTCCCATTACCGCATTCCCTCTGCGGAACAAACAGCGAAGTGGCGGTCTCAGGTTCCTGCTGATTTTTTATTTTGCTCGAAAGTGTTTCAAGAGATCTCGCATCGACGTCATGGGCTTAGCGATCGAGGACTGCTTTCGACGTGGTATGACTATTTAAAAACCCTAGAAAACAATCGCGGACCTAGTTTTATTCAGTTTCCTCCACACTTTGACTACAACTCAAAAGCGCTTTTATTTCAGTTTCTAAAACAATGGCCCGATGATTTTGAATTAGCACTGGAGCTTCGACACCCCAGTTGGCTTCAAGACCGACAGATTCTTCCCGCATTGACAGAATATCTACAAACACGACGTATTGGATTGGTGATCACCGATGTGGCGGGACGACGCGATCTGCTTCATACATCTATTAGCAGCGACTTTACGATGATTCGTTTTATCGGGAATGACTTGCATCCCAGCGACACCACCCGCATGGCGGATTGGGCCGAAAGATTAAAAGCTTGGTCCGATGAAGGACTTAAGCGTGTTTTCTTTTTTGTACATGAGCCCGATGATATCAAAGCCCCACAGATGACTCAGATTACTATTCAGCAGCTACGCGAAGCTGGTGCTGCTGATTTAGATCCCTTAAACTTTTATACTTTTGTCACTTAG
- a CDS encoding PfkB family carbohydrate kinase — protein MIVVGGTYRELCKYPKRNNLYGSGLKAACALSHHIKNLQFVTAAAEVEQQELNAITAGYGIKLSLEKRPDPMGFSYFTPLDKPHIYGIGPDKVHLKVSGKEVLCFGMIEADTTIKAEKIVLDPQNPKNTKIDRQQFQCSSFAVVLNKHEARELTGNDKIEKSAVEIFKNYNAEVVVIKCGAQGAYVATKKEKKWIGVFPSKSIYPIGSGDIFSAFFSLGWMKKKMNPVAAAVFASKAVSTWTENPDIFHLLTIKNIEMKSIELVNAKAKIYLAGPFFNLGQNWMIEAAKAGIQNLGAEVFSPLHEVGRGGDEVAKLDLDGVDKCSSVLALLDGLDSGTIFEVGYAIAKGISVVGYCENPNHTDLKMLRGSGIPIYNDLSTAIYQSIWAGS, from the coding sequence ATGATCGTTGTTGGAGGAACATACAGAGAGTTATGTAAATATCCGAAACGAAATAATTTATATGGTTCTGGATTAAAAGCAGCTTGTGCGCTTTCGCATCACATTAAAAATCTTCAGTTTGTGACTGCGGCGGCAGAGGTTGAACAACAAGAATTGAACGCTATTACAGCGGGATATGGTATTAAGCTCAGTTTAGAAAAAAGACCTGATCCTATGGGGTTTAGTTATTTCACTCCGTTAGATAAACCGCATATATATGGAATTGGCCCAGACAAAGTTCATTTGAAAGTTTCAGGCAAAGAAGTTTTATGTTTTGGAATGATTGAGGCTGATACCACAATAAAAGCAGAAAAAATCGTTCTTGATCCTCAAAATCCAAAAAACACAAAGATAGACAGACAACAGTTTCAATGTAGCAGTTTCGCAGTTGTGCTGAATAAACACGAGGCTAGAGAATTAACAGGGAATGATAAAATAGAAAAATCGGCTGTAGAAATTTTTAAAAACTACAATGCTGAAGTTGTAGTTATTAAGTGCGGCGCACAAGGAGCCTATGTTGCTACAAAAAAAGAAAAAAAATGGATAGGTGTTTTTCCAAGCAAGTCCATTTATCCAATAGGTTCAGGAGACATTTTTAGCGCATTTTTTTCTCTGGGCTGGATGAAGAAAAAAATGAATCCTGTTGCAGCAGCTGTGTTTGCATCTAAAGCTGTTTCTACATGGACCGAAAACCCAGATATTTTTCATTTACTAACGATTAAAAATATTGAGATGAAAAGCATCGAGTTAGTGAATGCTAAAGCGAAAATTTATCTTGCGGGACCGTTTTTTAATTTAGGCCAAAATTGGATGATTGAAGCAGCTAAGGCTGGAATTCAAAATCTTGGCGCTGAGGTTTTTTCTCCTTTACATGAAGTTGGGCGTGGCGGGGACGAAGTAGCTAAGCTAGATTTAGACGGGGTGGATAAGTGTAGCTCCGTTCTCGCTCTATTGGACGGGTTAGACTCAGGAACCATTTTTGAAGTTGGCTATGCAATAGCTAAGGGCATAAGCGTAGTGGGATACTGTGAAAATCCTAATCACACAGACTTAAAAATGTTAAGAGGTTCAGGAATTCCTATTTACAACGACTTGTCTACAGCAATTTATCAATCAATCTGGGCGGGCTCTTAA
- a CDS encoding HAD family hydrolase produces the protein MQNETRNIAIVWDFDKTLTPQDSTTEIIRHLYSDPINGDFEEVFWAQMKALCGLDSKDNWEKILASEAPTWMHTLATMADVKDIALEKDFFKDQAGLVKLFPNAVELLKKLKDLSNDPEFNKHKLEISHFIVSAGLKEYIDEIVPAGVVRGTWGCRYKGTKKDKDGKDVVVNVPVFCMDQTMKTRALFEISKGVFLQKAEAVNSRVKEDQLWCSFENLIYIGDGPTDVPALSLTRDRGGYGIVVYNPEGDSKKIKARLNQMSSESRCDAIVPADYSSGSDLDKVISARCHQILEKYKAQDFSKN, from the coding sequence GTGCAAAACGAAACCAGAAATATAGCTATCGTTTGGGATTTTGATAAAACATTAACTCCTCAAGACTCCACAACTGAAATTATTAGACACTTATATTCCGATCCCATTAATGGGGATTTTGAAGAAGTTTTTTGGGCTCAGATGAAAGCCTTATGTGGTTTAGATTCTAAAGACAATTGGGAGAAGATTCTTGCGTCAGAGGCACCGACTTGGATGCACACGCTTGCAACAATGGCTGATGTTAAGGACATCGCCTTAGAAAAAGATTTTTTTAAAGACCAAGCTGGATTAGTCAAACTTTTTCCAAATGCTGTTGAGCTGTTAAAAAAGCTAAAGGATTTGAGTAATGACCCTGAGTTTAATAAACACAAATTGGAAATCAGTCATTTTATAGTTTCTGCTGGTCTTAAGGAATACATTGATGAAATCGTGCCTGCGGGTGTTGTAAGAGGTACTTGGGGTTGTCGTTATAAAGGAACTAAGAAAGATAAAGACGGAAAAGACGTGGTTGTTAATGTCCCCGTTTTTTGTATGGATCAGACGATGAAAACTCGTGCCTTATTTGAGATATCTAAAGGTGTATTTCTTCAAAAGGCAGAAGCTGTTAATTCAAGAGTTAAAGAAGATCAGCTTTGGTGTTCCTTTGAAAATTTGATTTATATTGGTGATGGCCCTACAGATGTTCCTGCATTATCTCTTACACGAGATAGAGGCGGCTACGGAATCGTAGTTTATAACCCAGAAGGCGATTCAAAGAAAATTAAGGCAAGACTAAATCAAATGAGCTCAGAAAGTAGATGCGATGCCATTGTTCCTGCCGATTATTCGTCGGGATCTGATCTTGATAAAGTAATTTCTGCGCGTTGCCATCAAATTTTAGAAAAATACAAAGCGCAGGATTTTTCCAAGAATTAG
- a CDS encoding ZIP family metal transporter: protein MDWSLLLIGCLVTALSTGIGALPVIFLHRASDKVRDSLMGFSAGIMLAASSFSLIIPALTLGTETLGSKSSAAIYVGICFLVGGIFLDLCNRFIPHEHFVSGPEGKVSSHQLKRIWLFVFAITLHNFPEGLAVGSGTGSHEISLAAPILFGIGLQDIPEGFIVAFALVGIGYSRWQAMFVAFVTGLVEAAAAVIGFFATSMVQTLLPWSLAFAGGAMIYVVSNEIIPESHRKPHAHLATQGLMFGFVLMMILDVTLG from the coding sequence ATGGATTGGTCACTTCTACTTATTGGATGTCTTGTTACTGCACTCAGTACTGGTATCGGTGCCTTGCCTGTTATTTTCCTTCATCGCGCTTCAGATAAAGTTCGTGACAGCTTAATGGGTTTCAGTGCTGGCATCATGTTAGCCGCCTCTTCATTTTCATTAATTATTCCCGCGCTGACGTTAGGAACAGAAACTCTTGGCAGTAAATCTTCTGCTGCCATCTATGTTGGTATTTGCTTTTTGGTTGGCGGTATTTTCTTGGATTTATGTAATCGCTTTATTCCCCATGAACACTTTGTTTCTGGCCCAGAGGGAAAAGTTTCGAGTCATCAGTTAAAGCGTATTTGGCTTTTCGTTTTTGCTATTACACTTCATAACTTCCCCGAAGGATTAGCTGTTGGCAGTGGGACTGGAAGCCACGAAATTTCTTTGGCGGCACCGATTTTATTCGGCATCGGGCTACAAGATATCCCAGAAGGCTTCATCGTGGCTTTTGCCTTAGTGGGCATTGGCTATTCCCGCTGGCAGGCTATGTTCGTGGCTTTTGTCACAGGGCTTGTGGAAGCTGCTGCTGCTGTTATTGGTTTCTTTGCTACGAGCATGGTACAGACACTGCTTCCGTGGTCTTTAGCCTTTGCGGGCGGAGCCATGATCTATGTGGTCAGCAACGAAATCATTCCCGAAAGCCATCGAAAGCCCCATGCCCATCTGGCCACGCAGGGCTTGATGTTTGGATTCGTGCTGATGATGATCTTGGATGTCACCTTAGGTTAA